One genomic segment of Hordeum vulgare subsp. vulgare chromosome 2H, MorexV3_pseudomolecules_assembly, whole genome shotgun sequence includes these proteins:
- the LOC123427430 gene encoding uncharacterized protein LOC123427430: MTTLANSCGHVHFFVGPKSYEEPRERGPNLGKGLERITRRRQGKLPLVIPEGKLRPESPLLAAKFATECNIIVRHHLPVFKRWKDYKDEHGNVRDGIFRNFIGKVGNQFQMDVADMSVRKACIEMLKIATRQQRHKLKKEFFDPHPLHLVTRTSLVPSMTDEQWNELVESWKDPKKMGLSEINKNNRAQVKFHHTTGARSYGVHCNNLGDKYKDKEPDDLDLFKEFHYSKKKKCYSDVVQAAITEMENKTSQPTEDDPQSKSATEVVAEVLAKHTKKPRFLQHVEIHDIHARSSASNCEGELAAENRNLELQEHVDTLTKLLKESEEARIRQAEDNMKRNEENRKKQAEMDKKLDFLLSHMQPRSAQE; this comes from the exons TTGGGAAAAGGCCTAGAAAGGATCACTCGACGTCGGCAGGGTAAACTGCCGCTTGTCATTCCAGAAGGAAAATTAAGGCCGGAGTCACCTCTTCTTGCTGCAAAGTTTGCAACTGAATGCAATATCATAGTCAGACACCATTTGCCTGTGTTTAAGCGATGGAAGGATTACAAGGACGAACATGGAAATGTGCGAGATGGGATCTTCAGGAACTTTATAGGCAAAGTTGGT AACCAGTTTCAGATGGATGTAGCTGATATGTCAGTTAGGAAGGCTTGTATAGAAATGTTGAAAATCGCGACTCGCCAACAACGACACAAGCTCAAAAAAGAATTTTTTGATCCTCACCCACTCCATCTGGTGACAAGAACTTCTCTTGTCCCCTCAATGACTGATGAGCAGTGGAATGAGCTGGTGGAAAGCTGGAAGGATCCCAAAAAGATG GGTTTATCTGAAATTAACAAAAATAATCGAGCTCAAGTTAAGTTTCACCACACTACTGGGGCACGTAGCTACGGAGTGCACTGTAATAATCTT ggAGACAAATACAAAGATAAAGAACCTGATGACCTGGATTTGTTCAAGGAGTTCCACtatagcaagaaaaagaaatgctACAGTGATGTTGTGCAAGCTGCAATT ACTGAGATGGAAAACAAGACCTCTCAACCTACAGAAGATGATCCTCAATCTAAGTCTGCAACTGAGGTTGTAGCTGAAGTGCTTGCTAAGCAcactaagaagccaaggtttcttcAACATGTGGAGATCCACGACATCCATGCGAGATCCAGTGCTAGCAATTGTGAAGGGGAATTGGCTGCGGAGAATAGGAATCTTGAACTTCAGGAACATGTTGACACCTTGACCAAGTTGCTGAAGGAATCCGAAGAAGCAAGGATTAGGCAAGCCGAGGACAACATGAAGAGAAATGAGGAGAACAGGAAGAAGCAAGCTGAGATGGACAAAAAACTAGACTTTTTGCTAAGTCACATGCAACCAAGATCAGCTCAAGAGTAA